The following are encoded together in the Pleurocapsa sp. FMAR1 genome:
- a CDS encoding competence/damage-inducible protein A: protein MSAEIICIGTELLLGDILNTNCQYLAQELASLGIPHYYQTVVGDNVARIHQVLDITCDRSSILIFTGGLGPTPDDLTTETIASFFNTHLVEDRAIIQDISSKFALLGREMTPSNRKQAMVPQGAKTLPNPTGTAPGIIWQPKDGITIMTFPGVPSEMHRMWHETAVPFLKSQGWGKDIIYSEMMRFRGIGESALAEQVNHLFESNNPTVAPYAGKGEVRLRVAAKAASQAEALALIEPLATEIKNIAGLNYFGSNEETLASVVGKLLQAAQQTLSVAESCTGGGLGSMLTDIPGSSSYFWGGIIAYANQIKEGLLNVNSQDLAKYGAVSETVAEQMALGVKQQLHTDWGISITGIAGPGGDTTNKPVGLVYIGLATPENKTIIQEYKFGHQRGRELTRYLSSCSALDLLRRTMIKN from the coding sequence ATGAGCGCGGAAATTATTTGTATTGGTACAGAATTACTTTTAGGCGATATCCTGAATACCAACTGTCAGTATTTAGCTCAGGAGCTAGCCAGTTTAGGTATTCCCCATTACTATCAAACAGTGGTTGGTGATAACGTAGCTCGGATTCACCAAGTATTAGATATTACCTGCGATCGCTCATCTATTTTAATTTTTACTGGTGGTTTAGGACCAACGCCAGATGACTTGACAACAGAGACAATTGCTAGTTTTTTTAATACTCATCTCGTCGAAGATCGGGCAATAATTCAAGACATTAGCAGCAAATTTGCTTTGCTGGGGCGAGAGATGACCCCCAGCAACCGCAAACAGGCGATGGTACCTCAAGGTGCCAAAACTTTGCCTAACCCTACAGGAACAGCCCCAGGTATTATCTGGCAGCCCAAAGATGGCATTACCATTATGACTTTTCCTGGAGTTCCTTCAGAAATGCACCGAATGTGGCACGAAACCGCCGTTCCCTTTCTGAAAAGTCAAGGTTGGGGCAAAGACATCATCTACAGCGAAATGATGCGGTTTCGCGGTATTGGCGAGTCTGCTCTAGCAGAACAGGTAAACCATCTGTTTGAATCTAATAACCCTACAGTTGCTCCTTATGCTGGTAAGGGAGAAGTTCGCCTACGGGTTGCAGCTAAAGCTGCTTCTCAAGCAGAAGCTTTAGCCTTAATTGAGCCTTTAGCCACAGAAATAAAAAATATTGCGGGACTCAATTATTTTGGTAGTAATGAAGAAACTTTAGCTTCTGTAGTCGGGAAACTATTGCAAGCTGCCCAGCAGACTTTAAGCGTTGCCGAATCTTGTACAGGAGGAGGCTTAGGATCTATGCTGACGGATATTCCTGGTAGCTCCAGCTATTTTTGGGGAGGAATAATTGCCTATGCTAACCAGATCAAAGAAGGTTTGTTAAACGTTAATTCTCAGGATTTAGCTAAGTACGGGGCAGTGAGTGAAACTGTTGCCGAGCAAATGGCTTTAGGAGTCAAGCAACAGCTACATACCGATTGGGGAATTAGTATCACTGGTATAGCTGGACCTGGAGGCGATACAACCAACAAACCCGTGGGTTTAGTTTATATCGGTCTTGCCACTCCAGAAAATAAGACTATTATTCAAGAGTATAAGTTTGGTCATCAAAGAGGACGCGAACTAACTCGTTATTTGAGTTCTTGTTCTGCCCTCGATTTATTGCGTAGAACTATGATAAAAAATTAA